The following coding sequences are from one Panicum hallii strain FIL2 chromosome 5, PHallii_v3.1, whole genome shotgun sequence window:
- the LOC112895337 gene encoding receptor-like serine/threonine-protein kinase ALE2 isoform X1 yields MWRRGGGRGRGRGGVGGLGGCALLAAALVVSALAIRGGGGLKQSHAPAVARKVLLSITSWHPQNNLDNVLHPSQIQDQMLKLVAAPQPSRTRTGQETSKVPVASPPVEFPRQRKPPPGGPAASPETAVHPANHGKDHGVPVAVPSKGIHHHSMPVNKTHGKTHGPPVVAPAKRKHPHSPANNTYVEGPAVSPSKSPIIHRKRHGIPVAAPPKEHSSHSPPANRRHHKGCFRPAPHKTNNSSATGHGNSGLDHSPTPAPAPVRLPPSKGKGQGNSAYAPRHSHQYHSPSYSPGPALPPIHPPETPAFKKPKALAPAPSQSLLPPPTNSYCTASCQDPQTNSPPGTTCLCVWPIKVELRFDIALYTFFTLVPELAQNIASGVLMNQSQVRVMGANAAPDDPEKTIVFIDLVPLEPKFDNATAHSVFEKFWQKKVIINPMHFGKYDVLGVLYQGLPPPPPTTNMNNGLSDINGPKLHPLAADVGNHRERKGKGIIVIIILSSVFAFILCAGAALVVCFKLRSRSHLTEASLVPSKPAGPDSAMVGNRLESRPISASPSFSSSLVAYNGSAKTFSLAEMERTTQGFDQSKIIGEGGFGRVYEGILEDGERVAIKVLKRDDQQGTREFLAEVEMLSRLHHRNLVKLIGICTEGHSRCLVYELVPNGSVESHLHAGSDKGAARLDWDARLRIALGAARALAYLHEDSSPRVIHRDFKSSNILLEYDFTPKVSDFGLARTALGEGNEHISTRVMGTFGYVAPEYAMTGHLLVKSDVYSYGVVLLELLTGRKPVDMSRPPGQENLVAWASSLLTSRDGLESIIDPSLGRSIPFDSIAKVAAIASMCVQPEVDQRPFMGEVVQALKLVCHEGSEFNESTSFSQDLHIQDVEIMSRASMDMDIDPALSAELFTSSARYDAVDASGSFRRYSSSGPLRVGSAGHNKERGLSTGSSSEHVGLQRFRIDSE; encoded by the exons CAGCTCCTCAACCATCTCGTACTCGAACAGGCCAGGAGACATCTAAAGTACCGGTTGCTTCACCACCTGTGGAATTTCCGAGACAAAGAAAGCCACCACCAGGAG GACCAGCAGCTTCTCCAGAAACAGCAGTTCATCCAGCTAACCATGGTAAGGACCATGGAGTTCCAGTTGCAGTGCCTTCAAAAGGAATTCATCACCATTCCATGCCTGTGAACAAAACACACGGAAAGACTCATGGACCTCCAGTTGTGGCGCCAGCAAAGAGAAAGCATCCCCACTCGCCTGCAAATAATACGTATGTGGAAG GACCTGCTGTTTCTCCCTCAAAGTCTCCCATTATCCATAGGAAAAGACATGGCATTCCAGTTGCTGCACCTCCAAAGGAACACTCCAGCCATTCACCACCTGCAAATCGTAGACACCACAAAG GTTGTTTTCGTCCTGCTCCACATAAAACTAACAATAGTTCTGCAACAGGCCATGGAAATTCTGGTTTAGATCATAGTCCTACACCTGCACCTGCACCTGTACGTTTGCCTCCATCAAAAGGAAAGGGACAAGGAAATTCTGCTTATGCTCCACGCCATTCCCATCAATACCATTCACCATCATATTCTCCAG GACCTGCTCTACCGCCCATTCATCCACCTGAAACTCCTGCATTTAAAAAGCCCAAGGCTTTGGCACCAGCGCCTAGCCAATCACTGCTACCTCCACCGACAAATTCAT ACTGCACGGCTTCCTGTCAAGATCCTCAGACCAATAGTCCTCCAGGCACAACATGCCTCTGTGTGTGGCCGATAAAGGTCGAGCTTCGCTTTGATATAGCATTGTACACGTTCTTTACACTGGTTCCAGAACTTGCACAAAATATTGCATCTGGAGTGCTCATGAATCAAAGTCAAGTTCGTGTCATGGGAGCAAATGCTGCACCTGATGACCCTGAGAAGACAATTGTCTTTATTGATCTCGTGCCACTGGAACCAAAATTTGACAATGCGACAGCACATTCAGTATTTGAAAAGTTTTGGCAGAAGAAGGTTATCATAAACCCTATGCATTTTGGAAAATATGACGTGTTGGGTGTTCTTTACCAAG GTcttcctccgccaccaccaacaACAAACATGAACAATGGTCTTAGCGATATAAATGGTCCAAAGTTACATCCACTTGCTGCTGATGTGGGAAATCATAGAGAAAGAAAAGGCAAGGGCATAATTGTTATAATTATTCTATCAAGTGTTTTCGCTTTTATTTTATGTGCTGGAGCTGCACTGGTGGTTTGTTTCAAGCTTAGAAGCCGCAGCCATTTAACTGAAGCATCACTTGTGCCATCAAAACCTGCAG gTCCTGATTCTGCAATGGTCGGGAACAGGCTAGAAAGCAGACCTATTTCAGCATCACCGTCCTTCAGCTCAAGCTTGGTGGCATATAACGGATCTGCTAAAACATTTAGCCTGGCTGAGATGGAGAGAACTACACAGGGATTTGATCAGTCCAAAATTATTGGTGAGGGTGGTTTTGGGCGTGTCTATGAAGGTATTCTTGAGGATGGAGAACGGGTTGCTATCAAGGTTCTGAAGCGGGATGACCAGCAAGGTACTCGGGAATTTTTGGCTGAGGTTGAGATGCTTAGCCGGTTGCATCATAGGAATTTGGTTAAGCTGATAGGTATATGCACAGAGGGGCATAGCCGATGTTTGGTATATGAGCTTGTTCCAAATGGCAGTGTGGAATCTCACTTGCATG CAGGATCAGACAAGGGGGCTGCTCGGCTTGATTGGGATGCTAGGCTCAGAATTGCACTTGGTGCAGCACGTGCACTTGCGTATTTGCATGAAGATTCAAGTCCACGTGTCATACACCGTGACTTCAAGTCAAGTAACATCTTATTGGAATATGACTTCACCCCAAAGGTGTCAGACTTTGGCTTAGCGAGGACTGCTTTGGGTGAGGGAAATGAGCATATTTCAACTCGTGTCATGGGAACTTTTGG gtatgttgctcctgaatATGCGATGACTGGGCATCTTCTAGTAAAGAGTGATGTTTACAGCTACGGTGTTGTTCTTCTTGAGCTTCTTACTGGGAGGAAACCGGTAGATATGTCAAGACCTCCTGGACAAGAGAACTTAGTAGCATGGGCTAGTTCTCTTCTTACAAGCAGGGATGGTCTGGAATCAATCATAGATCCTTCACTTGGGAGAAGCATTCCATTTGACAGCATTGCGAAAGTAGCAGCCATTGCTTCTATGTGTGTTCAGCCTGAGGTGGATCAGCGCCCATTCATGGGAGAAGTGGTTCAAGCTCTAAAGTTGGTATGCCATGAAGGCAGTGAGTTCAATGAGTCCACAAGCTTTAGCCAAGATTTGCATATCCAGGATGTCGAGATCATGAGTAGAGCAAGTATGGATATGGACATCGATCCAGCTCTATCTGctgagctgttcacttcatcaGCACGTTATGATGCTGTGGATGCTTCTGGTTCTTTCCGAAGATATTCAAGTTCAGGTCCTCTAAGAGTAGGGAGCGCTGGACACAATAAAGAGAGGGGACTGTCAACAGGCAGCTCGAGTGAACACGTTGGGCTACAAAGATTTAGGATTGATTCAGAGTAG
- the LOC112895337 gene encoding receptor-like serine/threonine-protein kinase ALE2 isoform X2 yields the protein MWRRGGGRGRGRGGVGGLGGCALLAAALVVSALAIRGGGGLKQSHAPAVARKVLLSITSWHPQNNLDNVLHPSQIQDQMLKLVAAPQPSRTRTGQETSKVPVASPPVEFPRQRKPPPGGPAASPETAVHPANHGKDHGVPVAVPSKGIHHHSMPVNKTHGKTHGPPVVAPAKRKHPHSPANNTYVEGPAVSPSKSPIIHRKRHGIPVAAPPKEHSSHSPPANRRHHKGCFRPAPHKTNNSSATGHGNSGLDHSPTPAPAPVRLPPSKGKGQGNSAYAPRHSHQYHSPSYSPGPALPPIHPPETPAFKKPKALAPAPSQSLLPPPTNSYCTASCQDPQTNSPPGTTCLCVWPIKVELRFDIALYTFFTLVPELAQNIASGVLMNQSQVRVMGANAAPDDPEKTIVFIDLVPLEPKFDNATAHSVFEKFWQKKVIINPMHFGKYDVLGVLYQGLPPPPPTTNMNNGLSDINGPKLHPLAADVGNHRERKGKGIIVIIILSSVFAFILCAGAALVVCFKLRSRSHLTEASLVPSKPAGPDSAMVGNRLESRPISASPSFSSSLVAYNGSAKTFSLAEMERTTQGFDQSKIIGEGGFGRVYEGILEDGERVAIKVLKRDDQQGTREFLAEVEMLSRLHHRNLVKLIGICTEGHSRCLVYELVPNGSVESHLHGSDKGAARLDWDARLRIALGAARALAYLHEDSSPRVIHRDFKSSNILLEYDFTPKVSDFGLARTALGEGNEHISTRVMGTFGYVAPEYAMTGHLLVKSDVYSYGVVLLELLTGRKPVDMSRPPGQENLVAWASSLLTSRDGLESIIDPSLGRSIPFDSIAKVAAIASMCVQPEVDQRPFMGEVVQALKLVCHEGSEFNESTSFSQDLHIQDVEIMSRASMDMDIDPALSAELFTSSARYDAVDASGSFRRYSSSGPLRVGSAGHNKERGLSTGSSSEHVGLQRFRIDSE from the exons CAGCTCCTCAACCATCTCGTACTCGAACAGGCCAGGAGACATCTAAAGTACCGGTTGCTTCACCACCTGTGGAATTTCCGAGACAAAGAAAGCCACCACCAGGAG GACCAGCAGCTTCTCCAGAAACAGCAGTTCATCCAGCTAACCATGGTAAGGACCATGGAGTTCCAGTTGCAGTGCCTTCAAAAGGAATTCATCACCATTCCATGCCTGTGAACAAAACACACGGAAAGACTCATGGACCTCCAGTTGTGGCGCCAGCAAAGAGAAAGCATCCCCACTCGCCTGCAAATAATACGTATGTGGAAG GACCTGCTGTTTCTCCCTCAAAGTCTCCCATTATCCATAGGAAAAGACATGGCATTCCAGTTGCTGCACCTCCAAAGGAACACTCCAGCCATTCACCACCTGCAAATCGTAGACACCACAAAG GTTGTTTTCGTCCTGCTCCACATAAAACTAACAATAGTTCTGCAACAGGCCATGGAAATTCTGGTTTAGATCATAGTCCTACACCTGCACCTGCACCTGTACGTTTGCCTCCATCAAAAGGAAAGGGACAAGGAAATTCTGCTTATGCTCCACGCCATTCCCATCAATACCATTCACCATCATATTCTCCAG GACCTGCTCTACCGCCCATTCATCCACCTGAAACTCCTGCATTTAAAAAGCCCAAGGCTTTGGCACCAGCGCCTAGCCAATCACTGCTACCTCCACCGACAAATTCAT ACTGCACGGCTTCCTGTCAAGATCCTCAGACCAATAGTCCTCCAGGCACAACATGCCTCTGTGTGTGGCCGATAAAGGTCGAGCTTCGCTTTGATATAGCATTGTACACGTTCTTTACACTGGTTCCAGAACTTGCACAAAATATTGCATCTGGAGTGCTCATGAATCAAAGTCAAGTTCGTGTCATGGGAGCAAATGCTGCACCTGATGACCCTGAGAAGACAATTGTCTTTATTGATCTCGTGCCACTGGAACCAAAATTTGACAATGCGACAGCACATTCAGTATTTGAAAAGTTTTGGCAGAAGAAGGTTATCATAAACCCTATGCATTTTGGAAAATATGACGTGTTGGGTGTTCTTTACCAAG GTcttcctccgccaccaccaacaACAAACATGAACAATGGTCTTAGCGATATAAATGGTCCAAAGTTACATCCACTTGCTGCTGATGTGGGAAATCATAGAGAAAGAAAAGGCAAGGGCATAATTGTTATAATTATTCTATCAAGTGTTTTCGCTTTTATTTTATGTGCTGGAGCTGCACTGGTGGTTTGTTTCAAGCTTAGAAGCCGCAGCCATTTAACTGAAGCATCACTTGTGCCATCAAAACCTGCAG gTCCTGATTCTGCAATGGTCGGGAACAGGCTAGAAAGCAGACCTATTTCAGCATCACCGTCCTTCAGCTCAAGCTTGGTGGCATATAACGGATCTGCTAAAACATTTAGCCTGGCTGAGATGGAGAGAACTACACAGGGATTTGATCAGTCCAAAATTATTGGTGAGGGTGGTTTTGGGCGTGTCTATGAAGGTATTCTTGAGGATGGAGAACGGGTTGCTATCAAGGTTCTGAAGCGGGATGACCAGCAAGGTACTCGGGAATTTTTGGCTGAGGTTGAGATGCTTAGCCGGTTGCATCATAGGAATTTGGTTAAGCTGATAGGTATATGCACAGAGGGGCATAGCCGATGTTTGGTATATGAGCTTGTTCCAAATGGCAGTGTGGAATCTCACTTGCATG GATCAGACAAGGGGGCTGCTCGGCTTGATTGGGATGCTAGGCTCAGAATTGCACTTGGTGCAGCACGTGCACTTGCGTATTTGCATGAAGATTCAAGTCCACGTGTCATACACCGTGACTTCAAGTCAAGTAACATCTTATTGGAATATGACTTCACCCCAAAGGTGTCAGACTTTGGCTTAGCGAGGACTGCTTTGGGTGAGGGAAATGAGCATATTTCAACTCGTGTCATGGGAACTTTTGG gtatgttgctcctgaatATGCGATGACTGGGCATCTTCTAGTAAAGAGTGATGTTTACAGCTACGGTGTTGTTCTTCTTGAGCTTCTTACTGGGAGGAAACCGGTAGATATGTCAAGACCTCCTGGACAAGAGAACTTAGTAGCATGGGCTAGTTCTCTTCTTACAAGCAGGGATGGTCTGGAATCAATCATAGATCCTTCACTTGGGAGAAGCATTCCATTTGACAGCATTGCGAAAGTAGCAGCCATTGCTTCTATGTGTGTTCAGCCTGAGGTGGATCAGCGCCCATTCATGGGAGAAGTGGTTCAAGCTCTAAAGTTGGTATGCCATGAAGGCAGTGAGTTCAATGAGTCCACAAGCTTTAGCCAAGATTTGCATATCCAGGATGTCGAGATCATGAGTAGAGCAAGTATGGATATGGACATCGATCCAGCTCTATCTGctgagctgttcacttcatcaGCACGTTATGATGCTGTGGATGCTTCTGGTTCTTTCCGAAGATATTCAAGTTCAGGTCCTCTAAGAGTAGGGAGCGCTGGACACAATAAAGAGAGGGGACTGTCAACAGGCAGCTCGAGTGAACACGTTGGGCTACAAAGATTTAGGATTGATTCAGAGTAG
- the LOC112895337 gene encoding receptor-like serine/threonine-protein kinase ALE2 isoform X4, with product MWRRGGGRGRGRGGVGGLGGCALLAAALVVSALAIRGGGGLKQSHAPAVARKVLLSITSWHPQNNLDNVLHPSQIQDQMLKLVAAPQPSRTRTGQETSKVPVASPPVEFPRQRKPPPGGPAASPETAVHPANHGKDHGVPVAVPSKGIHHHSMPVNKTHGKTHGPPVVAPAKRKHPHSPANNTYVEGPAVSPSKSPIIHRKRHGIPVAAPPKEHSSHSPPANRRHHKGHGNSGLDHSPTPAPAPVRLPPSKGKGQGNSAYAPRHSHQYHSPSYSPGPALPPIHPPETPAFKKPKALAPAPSQSLLPPPTNSYCTASCQDPQTNSPPGTTCLCVWPIKVELRFDIALYTFFTLVPELAQNIASGVLMNQSQVRVMGANAAPDDPEKTIVFIDLVPLEPKFDNATAHSVFEKFWQKKVIINPMHFGKYDVLGVLYQGLPPPPPTTNMNNGLSDINGPKLHPLAADVGNHRERKGKGIIVIIILSSVFAFILCAGAALVVCFKLRSRSHLTEASLVPSKPAGPDSAMVGNRLESRPISASPSFSSSLVAYNGSAKTFSLAEMERTTQGFDQSKIIGEGGFGRVYEGILEDGERVAIKVLKRDDQQGTREFLAEVEMLSRLHHRNLVKLIGICTEGHSRCLVYELVPNGSVESHLHAGSDKGAARLDWDARLRIALGAARALAYLHEDSSPRVIHRDFKSSNILLEYDFTPKVSDFGLARTALGEGNEHISTRVMGTFGYVAPEYAMTGHLLVKSDVYSYGVVLLELLTGRKPVDMSRPPGQENLVAWASSLLTSRDGLESIIDPSLGRSIPFDSIAKVAAIASMCVQPEVDQRPFMGEVVQALKLVCHEGSEFNESTSFSQDLHIQDVEIMSRASMDMDIDPALSAELFTSSARYDAVDASGSFRRYSSSGPLRVGSAGHNKERGLSTGSSSEHVGLQRFRIDSE from the exons CAGCTCCTCAACCATCTCGTACTCGAACAGGCCAGGAGACATCTAAAGTACCGGTTGCTTCACCACCTGTGGAATTTCCGAGACAAAGAAAGCCACCACCAGGAG GACCAGCAGCTTCTCCAGAAACAGCAGTTCATCCAGCTAACCATGGTAAGGACCATGGAGTTCCAGTTGCAGTGCCTTCAAAAGGAATTCATCACCATTCCATGCCTGTGAACAAAACACACGGAAAGACTCATGGACCTCCAGTTGTGGCGCCAGCAAAGAGAAAGCATCCCCACTCGCCTGCAAATAATACGTATGTGGAAG GACCTGCTGTTTCTCCCTCAAAGTCTCCCATTATCCATAGGAAAAGACATGGCATTCCAGTTGCTGCACCTCCAAAGGAACACTCCAGCCATTCACCACCTGCAAATCGTAGACACCACAAAG GCCATGGAAATTCTGGTTTAGATCATAGTCCTACACCTGCACCTGCACCTGTACGTTTGCCTCCATCAAAAGGAAAGGGACAAGGAAATTCTGCTTATGCTCCACGCCATTCCCATCAATACCATTCACCATCATATTCTCCAG GACCTGCTCTACCGCCCATTCATCCACCTGAAACTCCTGCATTTAAAAAGCCCAAGGCTTTGGCACCAGCGCCTAGCCAATCACTGCTACCTCCACCGACAAATTCAT ACTGCACGGCTTCCTGTCAAGATCCTCAGACCAATAGTCCTCCAGGCACAACATGCCTCTGTGTGTGGCCGATAAAGGTCGAGCTTCGCTTTGATATAGCATTGTACACGTTCTTTACACTGGTTCCAGAACTTGCACAAAATATTGCATCTGGAGTGCTCATGAATCAAAGTCAAGTTCGTGTCATGGGAGCAAATGCTGCACCTGATGACCCTGAGAAGACAATTGTCTTTATTGATCTCGTGCCACTGGAACCAAAATTTGACAATGCGACAGCACATTCAGTATTTGAAAAGTTTTGGCAGAAGAAGGTTATCATAAACCCTATGCATTTTGGAAAATATGACGTGTTGGGTGTTCTTTACCAAG GTcttcctccgccaccaccaacaACAAACATGAACAATGGTCTTAGCGATATAAATGGTCCAAAGTTACATCCACTTGCTGCTGATGTGGGAAATCATAGAGAAAGAAAAGGCAAGGGCATAATTGTTATAATTATTCTATCAAGTGTTTTCGCTTTTATTTTATGTGCTGGAGCTGCACTGGTGGTTTGTTTCAAGCTTAGAAGCCGCAGCCATTTAACTGAAGCATCACTTGTGCCATCAAAACCTGCAG gTCCTGATTCTGCAATGGTCGGGAACAGGCTAGAAAGCAGACCTATTTCAGCATCACCGTCCTTCAGCTCAAGCTTGGTGGCATATAACGGATCTGCTAAAACATTTAGCCTGGCTGAGATGGAGAGAACTACACAGGGATTTGATCAGTCCAAAATTATTGGTGAGGGTGGTTTTGGGCGTGTCTATGAAGGTATTCTTGAGGATGGAGAACGGGTTGCTATCAAGGTTCTGAAGCGGGATGACCAGCAAGGTACTCGGGAATTTTTGGCTGAGGTTGAGATGCTTAGCCGGTTGCATCATAGGAATTTGGTTAAGCTGATAGGTATATGCACAGAGGGGCATAGCCGATGTTTGGTATATGAGCTTGTTCCAAATGGCAGTGTGGAATCTCACTTGCATG CAGGATCAGACAAGGGGGCTGCTCGGCTTGATTGGGATGCTAGGCTCAGAATTGCACTTGGTGCAGCACGTGCACTTGCGTATTTGCATGAAGATTCAAGTCCACGTGTCATACACCGTGACTTCAAGTCAAGTAACATCTTATTGGAATATGACTTCACCCCAAAGGTGTCAGACTTTGGCTTAGCGAGGACTGCTTTGGGTGAGGGAAATGAGCATATTTCAACTCGTGTCATGGGAACTTTTGG gtatgttgctcctgaatATGCGATGACTGGGCATCTTCTAGTAAAGAGTGATGTTTACAGCTACGGTGTTGTTCTTCTTGAGCTTCTTACTGGGAGGAAACCGGTAGATATGTCAAGACCTCCTGGACAAGAGAACTTAGTAGCATGGGCTAGTTCTCTTCTTACAAGCAGGGATGGTCTGGAATCAATCATAGATCCTTCACTTGGGAGAAGCATTCCATTTGACAGCATTGCGAAAGTAGCAGCCATTGCTTCTATGTGTGTTCAGCCTGAGGTGGATCAGCGCCCATTCATGGGAGAAGTGGTTCAAGCTCTAAAGTTGGTATGCCATGAAGGCAGTGAGTTCAATGAGTCCACAAGCTTTAGCCAAGATTTGCATATCCAGGATGTCGAGATCATGAGTAGAGCAAGTATGGATATGGACATCGATCCAGCTCTATCTGctgagctgttcacttcatcaGCACGTTATGATGCTGTGGATGCTTCTGGTTCTTTCCGAAGATATTCAAGTTCAGGTCCTCTAAGAGTAGGGAGCGCTGGACACAATAAAGAGAGGGGACTGTCAACAGGCAGCTCGAGTGAACACGTTGGGCTACAAAGATTTAGGATTGATTCAGAGTAG
- the LOC112895337 gene encoding receptor-like serine/threonine-protein kinase ALE2 isoform X5 — MLKLVAAPQPSRTRTGQETSKVPVASPPVEFPRQRKPPPGGPAASPETAVHPANHGKDHGVPVAVPSKGIHHHSMPVNKTHGKTHGPPVVAPAKRKHPHSPANNTYVEGPAVSPSKSPIIHRKRHGIPVAAPPKEHSSHSPPANRRHHKGCFRPAPHKTNNSSATGHGNSGLDHSPTPAPAPVRLPPSKGKGQGNSAYAPRHSHQYHSPSYSPGPALPPIHPPETPAFKKPKALAPAPSQSLLPPPTNSYCTASCQDPQTNSPPGTTCLCVWPIKVELRFDIALYTFFTLVPELAQNIASGVLMNQSQVRVMGANAAPDDPEKTIVFIDLVPLEPKFDNATAHSVFEKFWQKKVIINPMHFGKYDVLGVLYQGLPPPPPTTNMNNGLSDINGPKLHPLAADVGNHRERKGKGIIVIIILSSVFAFILCAGAALVVCFKLRSRSHLTEASLVPSKPAGPDSAMVGNRLESRPISASPSFSSSLVAYNGSAKTFSLAEMERTTQGFDQSKIIGEGGFGRVYEGILEDGERVAIKVLKRDDQQGTREFLAEVEMLSRLHHRNLVKLIGICTEGHSRCLVYELVPNGSVESHLHAGSDKGAARLDWDARLRIALGAARALAYLHEDSSPRVIHRDFKSSNILLEYDFTPKVSDFGLARTALGEGNEHISTRVMGTFGYVAPEYAMTGHLLVKSDVYSYGVVLLELLTGRKPVDMSRPPGQENLVAWASSLLTSRDGLESIIDPSLGRSIPFDSIAKVAAIASMCVQPEVDQRPFMGEVVQALKLVCHEGSEFNESTSFSQDLHIQDVEIMSRASMDMDIDPALSAELFTSSARYDAVDASGSFRRYSSSGPLRVGSAGHNKERGLSTGSSSEHVGLQRFRIDSE; from the exons CAGCTCCTCAACCATCTCGTACTCGAACAGGCCAGGAGACATCTAAAGTACCGGTTGCTTCACCACCTGTGGAATTTCCGAGACAAAGAAAGCCACCACCAGGAG GACCAGCAGCTTCTCCAGAAACAGCAGTTCATCCAGCTAACCATGGTAAGGACCATGGAGTTCCAGTTGCAGTGCCTTCAAAAGGAATTCATCACCATTCCATGCCTGTGAACAAAACACACGGAAAGACTCATGGACCTCCAGTTGTGGCGCCAGCAAAGAGAAAGCATCCCCACTCGCCTGCAAATAATACGTATGTGGAAG GACCTGCTGTTTCTCCCTCAAAGTCTCCCATTATCCATAGGAAAAGACATGGCATTCCAGTTGCTGCACCTCCAAAGGAACACTCCAGCCATTCACCACCTGCAAATCGTAGACACCACAAAG GTTGTTTTCGTCCTGCTCCACATAAAACTAACAATAGTTCTGCAACAGGCCATGGAAATTCTGGTTTAGATCATAGTCCTACACCTGCACCTGCACCTGTACGTTTGCCTCCATCAAAAGGAAAGGGACAAGGAAATTCTGCTTATGCTCCACGCCATTCCCATCAATACCATTCACCATCATATTCTCCAG GACCTGCTCTACCGCCCATTCATCCACCTGAAACTCCTGCATTTAAAAAGCCCAAGGCTTTGGCACCAGCGCCTAGCCAATCACTGCTACCTCCACCGACAAATTCAT ACTGCACGGCTTCCTGTCAAGATCCTCAGACCAATAGTCCTCCAGGCACAACATGCCTCTGTGTGTGGCCGATAAAGGTCGAGCTTCGCTTTGATATAGCATTGTACACGTTCTTTACACTGGTTCCAGAACTTGCACAAAATATTGCATCTGGAGTGCTCATGAATCAAAGTCAAGTTCGTGTCATGGGAGCAAATGCTGCACCTGATGACCCTGAGAAGACAATTGTCTTTATTGATCTCGTGCCACTGGAACCAAAATTTGACAATGCGACAGCACATTCAGTATTTGAAAAGTTTTGGCAGAAGAAGGTTATCATAAACCCTATGCATTTTGGAAAATATGACGTGTTGGGTGTTCTTTACCAAG GTcttcctccgccaccaccaacaACAAACATGAACAATGGTCTTAGCGATATAAATGGTCCAAAGTTACATCCACTTGCTGCTGATGTGGGAAATCATAGAGAAAGAAAAGGCAAGGGCATAATTGTTATAATTATTCTATCAAGTGTTTTCGCTTTTATTTTATGTGCTGGAGCTGCACTGGTGGTTTGTTTCAAGCTTAGAAGCCGCAGCCATTTAACTGAAGCATCACTTGTGCCATCAAAACCTGCAG gTCCTGATTCTGCAATGGTCGGGAACAGGCTAGAAAGCAGACCTATTTCAGCATCACCGTCCTTCAGCTCAAGCTTGGTGGCATATAACGGATCTGCTAAAACATTTAGCCTGGCTGAGATGGAGAGAACTACACAGGGATTTGATCAGTCCAAAATTATTGGTGAGGGTGGTTTTGGGCGTGTCTATGAAGGTATTCTTGAGGATGGAGAACGGGTTGCTATCAAGGTTCTGAAGCGGGATGACCAGCAAGGTACTCGGGAATTTTTGGCTGAGGTTGAGATGCTTAGCCGGTTGCATCATAGGAATTTGGTTAAGCTGATAGGTATATGCACAGAGGGGCATAGCCGATGTTTGGTATATGAGCTTGTTCCAAATGGCAGTGTGGAATCTCACTTGCATG CAGGATCAGACAAGGGGGCTGCTCGGCTTGATTGGGATGCTAGGCTCAGAATTGCACTTGGTGCAGCACGTGCACTTGCGTATTTGCATGAAGATTCAAGTCCACGTGTCATACACCGTGACTTCAAGTCAAGTAACATCTTATTGGAATATGACTTCACCCCAAAGGTGTCAGACTTTGGCTTAGCGAGGACTGCTTTGGGTGAGGGAAATGAGCATATTTCAACTCGTGTCATGGGAACTTTTGG gtatgttgctcctgaatATGCGATGACTGGGCATCTTCTAGTAAAGAGTGATGTTTACAGCTACGGTGTTGTTCTTCTTGAGCTTCTTACTGGGAGGAAACCGGTAGATATGTCAAGACCTCCTGGACAAGAGAACTTAGTAGCATGGGCTAGTTCTCTTCTTACAAGCAGGGATGGTCTGGAATCAATCATAGATCCTTCACTTGGGAGAAGCATTCCATTTGACAGCATTGCGAAAGTAGCAGCCATTGCTTCTATGTGTGTTCAGCCTGAGGTGGATCAGCGCCCATTCATGGGAGAAGTGGTTCAAGCTCTAAAGTTGGTATGCCATGAAGGCAGTGAGTTCAATGAGTCCACAAGCTTTAGCCAAGATTTGCATATCCAGGATGTCGAGATCATGAGTAGAGCAAGTATGGATATGGACATCGATCCAGCTCTATCTGctgagctgttcacttcatcaGCACGTTATGATGCTGTGGATGCTTCTGGTTCTTTCCGAAGATATTCAAGTTCAGGTCCTCTAAGAGTAGGGAGCGCTGGACACAATAAAGAGAGGGGACTGTCAACAGGCAGCTCGAGTGAACACGTTGGGCTACAAAGATTTAGGATTGATTCAGAGTAG